GGAGGATCCAGGAGGGGTTCCGCGCATGGTCCGGCGGCGCGGCGAGGGAACTGTTCATCCTCGGCGCGGAACGGAGGGTACCCATTTCCCGGATCGTGCCCGAGGCTTCGAAGATCTCCCCCAAGGCGCTCTCGCACGTGCACGTGGAAGGGTGGTCCGGCAACACCCTCGAGAACGCCTTCTCCGCGAAATCCGCGGTGGGGGAGGGGGGATACTCCTCGGTCATCCTCGTGACCTCCGATTACCACATCCCCCGCGCGGTTCTCGCCTTTCGAAAGGTCCTTCCCCCGGACGTGTCGCTCGCCACGATCCGGGTGCGTCCCGAGGGGGGGGCGGGCTCCTCCTGGCGATGGGCGAGGCGGCACTTCATCGAGGGGTGGAAATACTGGGGGTACCGGATCCTCCTCCGGTGGGAGTGAGGCCGGGCTGCGCTGCCTCGGAGGGCGGGGCTCCGTTCGTGGCTCGCCGTGCGATGAACCTGCACGGCTGCGCTTTACCTCACTGCGCCCCCCCTCCTACGGCAACTCCGCCTAACCCCACACTGCAATCGCCTTCCTAGACCGAAGTTCCCGCTGAACT
The bacterium genome window above contains:
- a CDS encoding YdcF family protein; amino-acid sequence: MKTQSPLHSDPRRRRKRSLRPLLFLLVLLFVPPAVPHLLSLRDPGPPARPADAIFVLTGGEGRIQEGFRAWSGGAARELFILGAERRVPISRIVPEASKISPKALSHVHVEGWSGNTLENAFSAKSAVGEGGYSSVILVTSDYHIPRAVLAFRKVLPPDVSLATIRVRPEGGAGSSWRWARRHFIEGWKYWGYRILLRWE